The following proteins come from a genomic window of Nocardioides albertanoniae:
- a CDS encoding cation diffusion facilitator family transporter, which produces MRLTAAFGLVAAFFLVELVAGLLSGSLALVSDAGHMAADVVALGAALVATRIATRPDTTGRRTYGSYRAEVFASGLTVLIMLGVSAYVVAESVARIGESPEPASGTMLVVGVIGLAVNVVSMLLLRSGSTESLNVKGAYYEVVADAAGSVGVILAAILVAATGNGLWDTAVALAIGIFVAVRAVVLGREVLAVLGQHVPDGVSLDEVVTGLEAIDGVSEVHDLHIWTLTSGMNVATAHLVTSAGVSPDDVLTRAQALLATEHRIEHATLQVEQAPTAQCHEVNW; this is translated from the coding sequence GTGAGGTTGACGGCGGCGTTTGGCCTGGTCGCCGCATTCTTCCTGGTCGAGCTGGTCGCGGGATTGCTCTCCGGGTCTCTCGCCCTCGTCTCCGATGCCGGCCACATGGCCGCGGATGTGGTCGCTCTGGGGGCTGCGCTCGTCGCCACCAGGATCGCCACCAGGCCAGACACGACCGGCCGCAGGACGTACGGCTCCTACCGCGCTGAGGTGTTCGCCTCCGGCCTCACCGTCTTGATCATGCTCGGCGTGTCCGCCTACGTCGTCGCCGAGTCGGTCGCCCGGATCGGGGAGTCGCCGGAGCCGGCATCGGGCACGATGCTGGTCGTTGGTGTCATCGGCCTGGCGGTGAACGTCGTCTCGATGCTCCTGCTCCGCTCCGGTTCGACCGAGTCGCTCAACGTCAAGGGCGCCTACTACGAAGTCGTTGCCGATGCTGCCGGCAGCGTTGGGGTCATCCTGGCCGCGATCCTGGTCGCGGCAACCGGAAACGGCCTGTGGGACACCGCCGTGGCTCTGGCGATCGGCATCTTCGTGGCCGTACGTGCTGTCGTGCTCGGCCGCGAGGTCCTCGCCGTTCTCGGCCAGCACGTGCCCGACGGCGTCAGTCTGGACGAGGTCGTCACCGGTCTGGAGGCCATCGACGGCGTGAGCGAGGTCCACGATCTGCACATCTGGACCCTCACCTCCGGCATGAATGTGGCCACTGCCCATTTGGTCACCAGCGCAGGCGTGTCGCCCGATGACGTGCTGACTCGGGCCCAAGCGCTGCTCGCCACGGAGCACCGGATCGAGCACGCGACGTTGCAGGTCGAGCAGGCGCCGACGGCGCAGTGTCACGAGGTCAACTGGTAG
- a CDS encoding cation diffusion facilitator family transporter, whose translation MTTDLPAPVFTGDQARRKRLGRRAQLLAAASVSYNVIEAVIAISAGLIAGSVALVGFGLDSIVEVSSGLIILWQFRHPLPESRERQALRLMALSFFALAGYVTFESVRALLSGDAPESSPVGIALAVASLVIMPFLSWAQRRTGRALGSNAVVADSTQTLLCTYLSAVLLAGLLLNAALGWAWADPIAGLVIAAVAVREGLEAWRGEGCACGPDLPADLDTASGGCADGCCNDEGRL comes from the coding sequence GTGACCACCGATCTTCCCGCCCCGGTCTTCACTGGAGACCAAGCAAGGCGCAAGCGGCTGGGCCGCCGTGCTCAACTGTTGGCCGCCGCGTCCGTGAGCTACAACGTGATCGAGGCAGTCATCGCGATCAGTGCCGGGCTGATCGCCGGGTCTGTCGCGCTGGTCGGATTCGGCCTGGACTCGATCGTGGAGGTCAGCAGTGGCCTGATCATCTTGTGGCAGTTCCGGCATCCGCTTCCGGAGTCTCGCGAGCGGCAGGCGTTGCGCCTGATGGCGTTGTCCTTCTTCGCACTCGCCGGCTACGTGACGTTCGAGTCCGTCCGCGCGCTGCTGAGTGGTGATGCACCGGAAAGCTCGCCGGTCGGGATCGCTCTGGCTGTGGCCTCGCTTGTGATCATGCCGTTCCTGTCCTGGGCGCAGCGGCGCACGGGGCGAGCGCTCGGGTCGAACGCCGTTGTCGCGGACTCCACGCAGACCTTGCTGTGCACCTACCTGTCGGCGGTCCTCCTTGCGGGCCTGCTTCTCAATGCTGCGCTCGGATGGGCGTGGGCCGACCCGATCGCGGGTCTCGTCATCGCCGCCGTCGCGGTGCGGGAAGGACTCGAGGCGTGGCGTGGAGAGGGATGCGCGTGCGGACCTGATCTGCCGGCCGACCTCGACACCGCCTCCGGCGGCTGCGCTGACGGATGCTGCAACGACGAGGGGAGGCTCTGA
- the ccsB gene encoding c-type cytochrome biogenesis protein CcsB, producing MNTQTFAELSDSMIYSAIAIYGLALLAYAAESAGRVATSGPRVRQSNRLVLIGAVGTSLTVLAFLLNVGGVATRALATQRAPWGNMYEFVIVAALASGGAYLIFLRRQPVRTLGVWVVAVLLLALGLAVTVLYTPAGSLVPVLNSYWLVIHVAAAITASGIFTVGFVAAALFLVRIRSDKRQGVDAAPSRRYAATLPAAEILERVAHGAAMFAFPIWTFAVIAGAIWAENSWGRYWGWDPKETWAFITWVLYAAYLHAQSTVGWRGARASWFAIAGYLALLFNLFGVNLWITGLHSYAGV from the coding sequence ATGAACACACAGACCTTTGCCGAACTCTCCGACTCGATGATCTACTCGGCCATCGCCATCTATGGGCTTGCGCTGCTTGCCTATGCCGCTGAGAGCGCAGGACGTGTCGCGACCAGCGGGCCCAGAGTCCGGCAGAGCAACCGTCTGGTCCTGATCGGAGCTGTGGGGACCTCGCTAACTGTGCTGGCTTTCCTGCTCAATGTCGGGGGCGTCGCCACGAGGGCTCTGGCGACTCAACGCGCGCCATGGGGCAACATGTACGAGTTCGTCATCGTGGCCGCCCTTGCCTCCGGCGGCGCCTATCTGATTTTTCTGCGTCGGCAGCCGGTCCGGACGCTCGGGGTGTGGGTCGTCGCGGTCCTGCTGCTGGCATTGGGGCTCGCCGTCACCGTGCTGTACACACCCGCCGGCTCGCTGGTTCCGGTGCTCAACTCGTACTGGCTCGTCATTCACGTAGCGGCCGCGATCACGGCCAGCGGAATCTTCACGGTGGGGTTCGTCGCGGCAGCACTCTTCTTGGTGCGAATCCGCTCCGACAAACGCCAAGGTGTCGATGCCGCTCCATCTCGGCGGTACGCCGCCACCCTTCCGGCCGCGGAGATCCTCGAGCGAGTCGCCCACGGGGCAGCGATGTTCGCATTCCCGATCTGGACGTTCGCGGTGATTGCGGGCGCGATCTGGGCGGAGAACTCCTGGGGACGCTACTGGGGATGGGACCCGAAGGAGACCTGGGCATTCATCACCTGGGTGCTCTACGCTGCCTACCTGCACGCCCAGTCAACCGTCGGCTGGCGCGGAGCCCGAGCCTCCTGGTTCGCGATCGCCGGCTACCTGGCGCTCCTGTTCAACCTGTTCGGCGTGAACCTGTGGATCACCGGTCTCCATTCCTACGCAGGCGTGTAG
- a CDS encoding M15 family metallopeptidase: MGCRKDNHVRNMSRRPQGRHRAERLSRRRWSGERRSPGSLGPSGLAAGAVVATAAAFTVASAVTQDERAAVTDSGAQAPASARPTEAVEASPNAATDRRKPVTRGAPSTRTKPKRDGDPAWLRSCTASDQATSHPNGSLPAGELCGLPVGSSHALHPDAAEAWSRLDDRYRSEFGEGICVTDSYRSIEAQEQVFEAKPDLAADPGTSRHGWGIALDLCGGAESYSSATHAWLRRNGPDLGWDNPQWARSDGSKPEPWHWEFSAR, translated from the coding sequence ATGGGGTGCCGCAAAGACAACCACGTGAGGAACATGAGTCGACGACCCCAGGGACGACACCGTGCCGAAAGGCTGTCGCGACGACGATGGAGCGGCGAGCGGCGATCGCCGGGCTCGCTCGGGCCCTCTGGGCTTGCGGCCGGAGCGGTGGTAGCCACCGCGGCTGCCTTCACCGTGGCGTCTGCGGTCACTCAGGACGAACGCGCTGCAGTCACCGATTCCGGAGCACAGGCTCCGGCAAGCGCCCGACCGACCGAAGCCGTGGAGGCATCCCCGAACGCAGCGACAGATCGTCGCAAGCCGGTCACGCGAGGCGCCCCGAGCACGAGGACCAAGCCCAAGCGGGATGGTGATCCGGCATGGCTCCGGTCCTGCACTGCCTCGGACCAGGCCACCTCTCATCCCAACGGAAGCCTGCCGGCGGGAGAGCTGTGCGGGCTCCCGGTCGGCAGCTCCCACGCTCTTCACCCCGATGCCGCCGAGGCCTGGTCGCGGCTCGACGACCGCTACCGTTCTGAGTTCGGCGAAGGCATCTGCGTGACCGACTCCTACCGGAGTATCGAAGCGCAGGAGCAGGTGTTCGAAGCCAAGCCGGACCTGGCAGCAGACCCCGGCACGAGCCGCCACGGCTGGGGGATCGCGCTGGACCTCTGCGGCGGTGCCGAGTCCTACTCGTCAGCTACTCACGCGTGGCTGCGGCGCAACGGTCCCGACCTGGGCTGGGACAACCCCCAGTGGGCACGCAGCGACGGGTCGAAACCGGAACCATGGCATTGGGAGTTCTCGGCGAGATAG
- a CDS encoding TlpA family protein disulfide reductase, producing MLEQNDKGSTSRGRLLAVVAVALVVAFGAVIGAAMFLRDGPGQSSAASPGGDSVEEYRAGDRRPVGSIRGGLLDGGTFSSAEVSGVVVYNVWGSWCAPCRTEAPVLRRLSTEFATSGVRFIGINVRDNDQAARAFERTYDIAYPSITTASAPDALLAFGSAFPPRAVPSTFVVDAEGRLAARILGPAKYSTLKALVTRTLEASGPTS from the coding sequence ATGCTTGAGCAGAATGACAAGGGCTCGACAAGTCGAGGCCGGCTCCTCGCCGTGGTGGCGGTGGCCTTGGTCGTTGCGTTCGGCGCAGTCATCGGAGCGGCCATGTTCCTCCGAGATGGCCCCGGCCAGAGCTCGGCCGCTTCCCCGGGTGGTGACTCTGTCGAGGAGTACAGAGCCGGCGACCGCAGACCGGTCGGGAGTATCCGAGGTGGGCTTCTCGACGGTGGCACTTTCTCCAGCGCCGAGGTGAGCGGAGTCGTCGTATACAACGTGTGGGGCTCATGGTGCGCGCCGTGTCGTACCGAGGCGCCGGTACTACGTCGGCTCTCGACGGAGTTTGCGACATCGGGTGTCAGGTTCATCGGCATCAATGTTCGTGACAATGATCAGGCGGCCCGCGCTTTCGAACGCACCTATGACATCGCTTACCCGAGTATCACCACCGCATCGGCGCCCGATGCCCTCCTCGCGTTCGGTAGCGCGTTTCCACCACGCGCCGTTCCGAGCACATTCGTCGTCGACGCAGAGGGCAGGCTCGCTGCTCGGATCCTGGGCCCGGCCAAGTACTCGACTCTCAAGGCATTGGTCACGCGAACGCTGGAGGCATCGGGGCCCACGTCGTGA
- the resB gene encoding cytochrome c biogenesis protein ResB, with translation MRTAVILLALLALAAIPGSLLPQRGVASDPFAVTQYQRDHPDLAPWLDRFGMFEVYASPWFAAIYILLLVSMTGCVLPRTRQLWRSARSSPPAAPRNLARLHGHRSWSSRLDAEELLDTAARHLRRRGFRVVMDADQVRAEKGYLREVGNLMFHLSLLVLLFGVAAGKLLGYEGRVAVIEGSSFTNVRALYDGFARSPWTDVDDLEPFTLRLEDFMATYELTGPKAGEPRDFKANISYRTSDSSPERQTTVSPNQPLVVRGTKVFLTGHGYAPKVTVRDGTGAVVFTGPVIFLPKDSALASDGVVKAPDARPVQIAFQGTFLPTAAIDESGPYSAFPKAIDPQLFLTAFTGDLGLGDGTPQSVFTLDKSGLSQVQTDDKPFSQALSPGETMSLPDGNGSLTFDGLAQFANFQIAYDPGKEVSLVAAVLLLVGLTMSLAIPRRRLWVRVTNTDDGNHIELASLPLARREAPVSESRDLIAALDGPTTKSPEDDGT, from the coding sequence ATGCGTACCGCAGTCATTCTGCTCGCGCTGCTCGCCCTAGCGGCGATCCCCGGCTCGTTGTTGCCTCAGCGCGGTGTAGCCAGCGACCCCTTCGCGGTGACTCAGTACCAGCGAGACCACCCCGACTTGGCGCCTTGGCTCGACAGGTTCGGCATGTTCGAGGTCTATGCGTCGCCATGGTTCGCGGCGATATACATCCTGCTGCTGGTCTCGATGACGGGCTGTGTCCTACCTCGCACCCGCCAGTTGTGGCGATCCGCACGAAGTAGCCCACCCGCGGCTCCGCGCAACCTGGCCCGCCTGCACGGGCACCGAAGCTGGTCCAGCCGCCTCGACGCCGAGGAGTTGCTCGACACCGCAGCACGGCACCTGCGCCGTCGGGGCTTTCGAGTGGTCATGGACGCCGATCAAGTGCGAGCCGAGAAGGGCTACCTTCGGGAAGTGGGGAACTTGATGTTCCATCTTTCACTGCTCGTCCTCCTCTTTGGCGTCGCCGCAGGCAAATTGCTTGGGTATGAGGGCCGGGTCGCGGTCATCGAAGGATCATCGTTCACCAACGTCCGTGCCCTCTACGACGGCTTCGCTCGCTCACCTTGGACCGACGTTGACGACCTCGAACCGTTCACGCTCCGGCTCGAGGACTTCATGGCAACGTACGAATTGACGGGACCAAAGGCCGGAGAACCCAGGGACTTCAAGGCGAACATCTCCTACCGCACATCCGACAGCAGTCCCGAGCGTCAAACGACAGTCTCGCCGAATCAACCCCTCGTTGTTCGCGGCACGAAGGTGTTTCTGACCGGTCACGGCTACGCGCCCAAGGTCACGGTCCGCGACGGAACCGGTGCGGTGGTCTTCACAGGTCCGGTGATCTTCCTGCCCAAGGACTCCGCACTCGCCTCCGACGGAGTCGTGAAGGCTCCCGACGCGCGCCCCGTACAGATCGCGTTCCAGGGAACCTTCCTGCCCACCGCTGCGATCGACGAGTCAGGGCCGTACTCGGCCTTCCCGAAAGCCATCGACCCCCAGCTCTTCCTGACCGCATTCACCGGTGACCTCGGTCTCGGCGACGGCACCCCGCAATCAGTGTTCACCTTGGACAAGTCGGGTCTGAGCCAGGTCCAAACGGACGACAAACCCTTCAGCCAAGCACTCTCGCCCGGCGAGACGATGAGCCTCCCCGATGGCAACGGCAGCCTCACCTTCGACGGTCTCGCGCAGTTCGCCAACTTCCAGATCGCCTACGACCCCGGCAAGGAGGTTTCTCTCGTTGCTGCCGTCCTCCTGCTGGTCGGACTCACCATGTCGCTGGCGATCCCAAGGCGACGCCTGTGGGTCCGCGTCACGAACACGGATGACGGGAATCACATCGAGCTCGCCTCACTCCCTCTGGCAAGGCGCGAGGCACCGGTATCCGAGTCAAGAGACCTGATCGCCGCCCTGGACGGACCCACCACCAAATCCCCCGAGGACGATGGCACATGA
- a CDS encoding ArsR/SmtB family transcription factor, producing the protein MAIINVEGVGAPPIDERSAGVAAACLFRGMSDPSRVAILRHLLLGEHRVADLTQHLGLAQSTVSKHLACLRDCGLVESRSVGRSSVYSLTHRDAVLKVFAAAEELLAATGDAVVLCPVNGEEAAQ; encoded by the coding sequence ATGGCGATCATTAATGTCGAAGGGGTTGGCGCTCCGCCGATCGACGAGCGTTCCGCTGGCGTTGCCGCAGCCTGCTTGTTCCGCGGGATGAGTGATCCCTCGCGCGTAGCGATCCTGCGGCACCTGCTCCTGGGGGAGCACCGCGTGGCGGATCTGACCCAACACCTCGGATTGGCCCAGTCCACGGTCTCGAAGCACCTGGCCTGCCTTCGCGACTGCGGGCTGGTCGAGTCCCGGTCGGTCGGACGGTCGTCGGTGTACTCGCTGACGCATCGCGACGCGGTGCTCAAGGTGTTCGCGGCCGCAGAAGAGCTTCTGGCTGCCACTGGAGACGCCGTCGTGTTGTGTCCGGTCAACGGTGAGGAGGCGGCACAGTGA